A single genomic interval of Nitrospirota bacterium harbors:
- the thyX gene encoding FAD-dependent thymidylate synthase, whose protein sequence is MSEAKLKVILLKHTPNPEEIVAMAAKLCYSPSDIEGLSTKIKAKDQKAFVEKLVKMGHMSPVEHASFTFAVEGISRACSHQLVRHRLASYSQQSQRYVSEEAGFDYVIPPSVKDDKELAGYFEDFMAEAQKAYNHLVKKLNEKGIKGEAANQDARFVLPNACETKIMVTMNARELLHFFHQRCCLRAQWEIRDMAEEMLKLVKKAAPIIFSKAGPGCISGPCPEGDYTCGKIKEVRARYKKM, encoded by the coding sequence ATGTCTGAAGCTAAATTAAAAGTTATACTTTTAAAGCATACACCAAACCCTGAAGAGATCGTGGCAATGGCAGCAAAGCTCTGCTACAGCCCTTCGGATATTGAGGGACTCAGCACAAAAATAAAGGCTAAGGACCAGAAGGCCTTTGTTGAAAAGCTTGTGAAGATGGGGCACATGAGCCCTGTGGAACATGCGTCCTTTACCTTTGCCGTTGAGGGAATTTCAAGGGCCTGTTCTCATCAACTTGTCCGTCACAGGCTTGCCTCATACAGTCAGCAGTCACAGAGGTATGTCAGCGAGGAGGCAGGCTTTGATTACGTAATCCCGCCTTCAGTCAAGGATGATAAAGAGCTCGCAGGGTATTTTGAAGACTTCATGGCAGAGGCCCAGAAGGCATACAATCATCTTGTAAAAAAGCTCAATGAAAAGGGTATCAAGGGCGAGGCTGCAAATCAGGATGCAAGGTTTGTCCTTCCCAATGCCTGTGAGACAAAGATAATGGTTACCATGAATGCCAGGGAGTTGCTGCACTTTTTCCACCAGCGCTGCTGTCTCAGGGCACAGTGGGAGATAAGGGACATGGCTGAGGAGATGCTGAAACTTGTGAAAAAAGCCGCGCCAATCATATTCTCAAAAGCCGGCCCCGGATGTATATCAGGCCCATGTCCGGAGGGAGATTACACCTGCGGCAAGATAAAAGAGGTCAGGGCGCGCTATAAAAAAATGTAA
- the panB gene encoding 3-methyl-2-oxobutanoate hydroxymethyltransferase, producing MTNDRITINDFLKKKSEGRKLALLTAYDYPFARILDEAGVDAILVGDSLSMVVQGLENTLPVTMDEMVYHTKMVARATQRAMVIGDMPFMSYQTSVEDAVRNAGRFLKEGGAHAVKVEGGSEVSDKIRAMVSADIPVMAHIGLTPQAIHRMGGYSVQGRTEEARQRLIEEARVLQDAGAFSLVLEAIPLELAKKISETLVIPTIGIGAGPYCDGQVLVLHDILGLFERFVPKFVKRYANLKDDALNAVRKFKEEVENGEFPGEDQSFK from the coding sequence ATGACAAATGACAGGATTACAATTAACGATTTTCTGAAAAAAAAATCAGAGGGCAGGAAGCTCGCCCTGCTTACTGCATATGACTATCCCTTTGCCAGGATTCTTGATGAAGCCGGGGTGGATGCAATCCTTGTGGGCGATTCCCTCTCAATGGTTGTTCAGGGCCTTGAAAATACCCTGCCTGTTACAATGGATGAGATGGTTTATCACACGAAAATGGTGGCAAGGGCAACTCAGAGGGCAATGGTGATAGGTGATATGCCCTTTATGTCCTATCAGACCTCGGTTGAGGATGCAGTAAGGAATGCAGGCAGGTTCCTCAAAGAGGGCGGTGCCCATGCCGTCAAGGTAGAAGGGGGCTCTGAGGTATCAGATAAGATAAGGGCAATGGTGAGTGCGGACATACCTGTTATGGCACATATAGGATTGACACCGCAGGCGATACATAGAATGGGGGGATACAGTGTGCAGGGACGTACTGAGGAGGCACGGCAGCGGTTGATTGAGGAGGCCCGTGTGCTTCAGGATGCTGGCGCATTCAGCCTGGTACTCGAGGCAATACCCCTGGAACTTGCAAAAAAGATCAGCGAAACCCTTGTGATTCCTACAATTGGTATAGGCGCAGGTCCATACTGTGACGGCCAGGTCCTTGTGTTGCATGACATACTCGGCCTCTTCGAGAGGTTTGTCCCGAAGTTTGTAAAACGTTATGCCAATCTGAAGGACGATGCCCTGAACGCAGTAAGGAAGTTTAAGGAAGAGGTTGAAAACGGCGAGTTCCCAGGAGAGGACCAGAGTTTTAAATGA
- a CDS encoding GIY-YIG nuclease family protein, which yields MSLVRVRPGEPTLTGTRNKELAESRRRSGLTTPLIAGFESGPGSQPHIIFRNLTVLPYIVYILKSETTSQYYIGHTDNMDRRLSQHNNPDYHGTRHTKRNRGPWSCVYTEKYNSRSEAMKREKEIKAKKSRKYIEFLINN from the coding sequence ATGTCGCTGGTTCGAGTCCGGCCCGGGGAGCCAACCCTAACCGGAACCAGGAATAAAGAGTTGGCAGAGTCCCGAAGGCGTTCGGGATTAACCACCCCGCTTATTGCGGGATTCGAGTCCGGCCCGGGGAGCCAACCCCATATAATCTTCAGGAATCTTACTGTTTTGCCCTACATTGTATACATATTAAAAAGCGAAACAACCTCCCAATACTATATCGGTCATACAGACAACATGGATCGCAGGCTTTCCCAGCACAACAATCCGGATTATCACGGAACCAGGCATACAAAGCGTAACAGGGGTCCCTGGTCATGTGTCTACACTGAAAAATACAACTCCCGATCTGAGGCGATGAAGAGAGAGAAAGAGATTAAGGCCAAAAAGAGCAGGAAGTATATTGAGTTCCTGATAAACAATTAG